From Deferrisoma camini S3R1, the proteins below share one genomic window:
- a CDS encoding DUF493 domain-containing protein translates to MEDRRIPVEELIEFPTRFSFKAIGHHTREFAPSAYRAVLSTVGEDRAVELRTRLSRKAAYVSATITARIDSAEELKAVYAALWDLDGVITVL, encoded by the coding sequence GTGGAGGATCGCCGCATCCCGGTGGAGGAGCTGATCGAGTTCCCCACGCGGTTCTCGTTCAAGGCGATCGGGCACCACACCCGTGAGTTCGCCCCCTCGGCGTACCGGGCGGTGCTCTCCACGGTGGGTGAGGACCGGGCCGTGGAGCTCCGGACCCGGTTGAGCCGGAAGGCCGCGTACGTGTCGGCCACGATCACGGCGCGGATCGACTCGGCCGAGGAGCTCAAGGCCGTGTACGCCGCCCTGTGGGATCTGGACGGCGTGATCACGGTGCTGTGA
- a CDS encoding TolB family protein — protein MYRTFVVLPTILFFVSACAGRSPAPRKPLPAEGPHLRNVRQLTFDGDNGEAYFSWDGTRLTWQSNRGGAGCDKIWVMNADGTGKRRVSPDRGAHTCAFFFPGDRKIVYASTAHLSGDCPPRPPPPPGRRYVWPLFPYDIFVADADGSNPVRITDNPAYDAEPVVSPDGTRIVFGSKRDGDFDIYVMDADGSNVRRLTRWVGYDGGPWWSPDGTKIVWRAWHPQTPEDKALWRECMENDYIVPVPLDLWVMDADGSNQRRILANGATNWAPSWHPDGRRIVFSSNMDDWRSDLGRYGHNFELYLINLDGTGLERITFNRVFDGFPMFSPDGRRLVWASNRNPRKPRATDIFVADWVE, from the coding sequence ATGTACCGCACATTCGTTGTGTTGCCGACGATTCTCTTCTTCGTATCGGCCTGCGCCGGCCGGTCGCCGGCTCCTCGGAAGCCCCTTCCGGCAGAGGGCCCTCACCTGCGCAACGTGCGCCAGCTCACCTTCGATGGAGACAACGGCGAGGCGTACTTCTCCTGGGACGGCACCCGGCTGACCTGGCAGTCGAACCGCGGCGGGGCCGGGTGCGACAAGATCTGGGTCATGAACGCCGACGGCACCGGCAAGCGCCGGGTGAGCCCGGACCGCGGGGCCCACACCTGCGCGTTCTTCTTCCCGGGCGACCGGAAGATCGTGTACGCCTCCACGGCCCACCTGTCCGGGGACTGCCCGCCCCGGCCCCCGCCCCCGCCGGGCCGGCGGTACGTGTGGCCCCTGTTCCCCTACGACATCTTCGTGGCCGATGCGGACGGGTCGAACCCGGTGCGGATCACGGACAACCCGGCCTACGACGCCGAGCCGGTCGTGTCGCCCGACGGCACCCGGATCGTGTTCGGCTCGAAGCGGGACGGGGACTTCGACATCTACGTGATGGACGCCGATGGGTCGAACGTCCGGCGCCTGACCCGCTGGGTGGGGTACGACGGCGGCCCCTGGTGGTCCCCCGACGGCACCAAGATCGTGTGGCGGGCCTGGCACCCTCAGACCCCCGAGGACAAGGCCCTGTGGCGCGAGTGCATGGAGAACGACTACATCGTGCCCGTGCCCCTGGACCTGTGGGTCATGGACGCCGACGGATCGAACCAACGCCGCATCCTCGCGAACGGTGCCACCAACTGGGCCCCCTCGTGGCACCCCGACGGCCGGCGGATCGTGTTCTCGAGCAACATGGACGACTGGCGGTCCGACCTGGGCAGGTACGGCCACAACTTCGAGCTGTACCTGATCAACCTGGACGGAACAGGCCTGGAGCGGATCACCTTCAACCGGGTGTTCGACGGGTTCCCCATGTTCAGCCCGGACGGACGACGCTTGGTGTGGGCCTCGAACCGCAACCCTCGAAAACCCCGGGCCACCGACATCTTCGTGGCCGACTGGGTGGAGTAG
- a CDS encoding bile acid:sodium symporter, protein MGPSAPLRRHAFVLGLAAVTALVLWNPGGLPQTLGLWLKAHRAPEAVIAAIFLLSGLRLSVRSALAGAADLPVVALGFAGIFVVSPLLALGFSALPLAPGLVVGLFLVASMPTTLTTGVVMTAAAGGNEATALVITLGANALAVAAVPVVLPWLLGTARAVPPDLFDRGAMAARIAGLVLVPLAVGMAIRSRAPEAFTRAGPGLRRASLGLVLTIVGIAVAGSRTTLLGHAGDLAVAVGLSAAFHATVLACLFGLVFLGRIGPGRREAAIFMGGQKTLPLAVLLQTSLFPGLGQALVVCVVHHLVHLLMDGYLVGRLSGRGAAA, encoded by the coding sequence GTGGGCCCGTCCGCGCCGCTTCGCCGCCACGCCTTCGTCCTGGGGCTCGCGGCCGTGACGGCCCTGGTGCTGTGGAACCCCGGGGGGCTGCCCCAGACCCTGGGCCTGTGGCTCAAGGCCCACCGGGCCCCGGAGGCGGTGATCGCTGCGATCTTCCTGCTGTCGGGGCTGCGGCTGTCCGTGCGCTCCGCCCTGGCCGGGGCGGCCGACCTGCCGGTGGTGGCCCTGGGGTTCGCGGGGATCTTCGTCGTCTCGCCCCTGCTGGCCCTGGGGTTCTCGGCCCTTCCCCTGGCCCCAGGCCTGGTGGTGGGGCTCTTCCTGGTCGCCTCGATGCCAACCACCCTGACCACGGGGGTGGTCATGACCGCGGCCGCCGGGGGAAACGAGGCCACCGCCCTGGTGATCACCCTGGGGGCCAACGCCCTGGCCGTGGCGGCCGTGCCGGTGGTTCTGCCGTGGCTCCTGGGCACGGCCCGGGCCGTACCGCCCGACCTGTTCGACCGGGGGGCCATGGCGGCCCGGATCGCCGGCCTGGTGCTGGTTCCCCTCGCCGTGGGGATGGCCATCCGCAGCCGGGCTCCGGAGGCGTTCACCCGGGCCGGACCGGGGCTCAGGCGGGCCAGCCTGGGGCTCGTGCTCACCATCGTGGGCATCGCCGTGGCGGGCTCGCGGACCACGTTGCTGGGCCACGCCGGCGATCTGGCCGTGGCCGTGGGCCTTTCGGCCGCGTTCCACGCAACGGTGCTTGCCTGCCTGTTCGGCCTGGTGTTTCTGGGCCGGATCGGGCCGGGCCGGAGGGAGGCCGCGATCTTCATGGGCGGCCAGAAGACCCTGCCCCTGGCCGTGCTCCTCCAGACCTCGCTGTTCCCCGGCCTCGGGCAGGCCCTTGTGGTGTGCGTGGTGCACCATCTGGTGCACCTGCTCATGGACGGCTACCTGGTGGGCCGCCTGTCGGGCCGGGGAGCGGCGGCGTAG
- the hgcA gene encoding mercury methylation corrinoid protein HgcA gives MTETDPCCSPAPPGDSLPMAEACCPPPGSTALAMAEPCCGSAAEAVGPRWADRERPGYRIWPFVDEWIETPVGDVPVVSTRLGKGDVLGRWAMRWGIGRDRYRIAPGLYAVGRPTPDSPVVVTANYKMTFDLVRKDLGGVNAWILVLETWGINVWCAAGKGTFGTDELVARVRKAGLDRVVSHRTLVVPQLGATGVAAHEVRRRCGFRVVYGPVRSRDLAAFLRAGMKASPNMRRVTFSLWERLVLTPVELRVILMRPSLALAALLLVLGGIGPGGYSLAGALVRGGAAVGTLAAGVLAGAVAAPVLLPWLPGRMFAVKGVWTGLGAALVLAARFGTRLNGWGLMALVLAVTAASSYCAMNFTGSTPFTSPSGVEAEMRRALPWQIGAAGLALVAWMVSAWSL, from the coding sequence ATGACCGAGACCGACCCCTGCTGCTCCCCAGCCCCGCCTGGCGATTCCCTTCCCATGGCCGAGGCGTGCTGCCCCCCGCCGGGATCCACAGCCCTCGCGATGGCCGAGCCGTGCTGCGGGTCGGCCGCGGAGGCGGTGGGGCCACGATGGGCCGACCGGGAGCGTCCGGGCTACCGGATCTGGCCGTTCGTGGACGAATGGATCGAGACCCCGGTGGGCGATGTGCCCGTGGTGTCGACCCGCCTCGGCAAGGGGGACGTGCTCGGCCGATGGGCCATGCGCTGGGGTATCGGCCGCGACCGGTACCGAATCGCGCCGGGCCTGTACGCGGTGGGCCGGCCCACGCCGGACTCCCCGGTGGTGGTCACGGCCAACTACAAGATGACCTTCGACCTGGTGCGGAAGGACCTCGGCGGGGTGAACGCGTGGATCCTGGTGCTCGAGACGTGGGGGATCAACGTGTGGTGCGCGGCCGGCAAGGGCACCTTCGGCACCGACGAGCTCGTGGCCCGGGTCCGAAAGGCGGGCCTGGACCGGGTGGTGAGCCACCGCACCCTGGTCGTGCCCCAGCTCGGGGCCACCGGCGTGGCCGCCCACGAGGTGCGCCGCCGCTGCGGGTTCCGGGTGGTGTACGGGCCGGTGCGCAGCCGGGACCTGGCCGCGTTCCTGCGGGCCGGCATGAAGGCCTCGCCGAACATGCGCAGGGTCACGTTCTCCCTGTGGGAGCGGCTCGTGCTCACACCGGTGGAGCTGCGGGTGATCCTGATGCGGCCCAGCCTGGCCCTGGCCGCCCTGCTCCTGGTGCTGGGCGGCATCGGCCCGGGCGGCTACTCCCTGGCCGGCGCGCTGGTGCGGGGCGGGGCCGCGGTGGGCACCCTGGCCGCCGGGGTCCTGGCCGGGGCCGTGGCCGCCCCGGTGCTGCTCCCCTGGCTTCCGGGCCGGATGTTCGCGGTCAAGGGCGTGTGGACCGGGCTGGGGGCCGCGCTCGTGCTCGCGGCCCGGTTCGGGACCCGCCTCAACGGGTGGGGGCTCATGGCCCTGGTGCTCGCCGTGACGGCGGCCTCGTCCTACTGCGCCATGAACTTCACCGGGTCCACGCCGTTCACCTCGCCCTCGGGCGTGGAGGCGGAGATGCGCCGCGCCCTCCCCTGGCAGATCGGAGCGGCCGGCTTGGCCCTGGTGGCCTGGATGGTCTCGGCCTGGAGCCTTTAG
- the hgcB gene encoding mercury methylation ferredoxin HgcB — protein sequence MEGFRYLDGVATLELHADRCVGCGLCETVCPHGVLAVSDGKARITDRDACMECGACARNCPVEALSVSAGVGCAGAIIKSWLTGAPPTCGCEGGGGC from the coding sequence ATGGAAGGCTTCCGCTACCTCGACGGAGTGGCCACCCTGGAGCTGCACGCGGACCGGTGTGTGGGGTGCGGCCTGTGCGAGACCGTGTGCCCCCACGGCGTGCTGGCCGTGTCCGACGGCAAGGCCCGGATCACGGACCGGGACGCGTGCATGGAGTGCGGGGCCTGCGCCCGCAACTGCCCCGTGGAGGCGCTGAGCGTGAGCGCCGGTGTCGGGTGCGCCGGGGCCATCATCAAGAGCTGGCTCACCGGCGCGCCCCCCACCTGCGGGTGCGAGGGCGGCGGAGGCTGCTGA
- a CDS encoding pyridoxal-phosphate-dependent aminotransferase family protein, whose translation MSSFHPPQRILMGPGPSDIHPRVLQALSRPTVGHLDPEFVRMMDELKDLLRYAFQTRNEVTFAVSAPGSAGMEACFVNLVEPGDTVVVCRNGVFGERMRQNVERCGGRAVVVDDEWGRPVDPDKLEATLRQHPEAKIVAFVHAETSTGAASDAQALARIARDHGCLTIVDTVTSLGGMPVRVDEWGLDAVYSGSQKCLSCVPGLAPVTFGERALEKLRSRRTPVQSWFLDLNLVLGYWGGDGKRTYHHTAPVNGLYALHEALTLLREEGIENAWRRHRLHHRALRAGLEAMGLGFVVDEPHRLPQLNAVFAPEGVDEAAVRRRLLEDYSLEIGAGLGAFAGRVWRIGLMGYAAKRQNVLVCLGALEAALADAGAPVDRGAAVAAALGVYGTQS comes from the coding sequence ATGTCTTCGTTCCATCCCCCCCAGCGGATCCTGATGGGGCCCGGCCCCTCCGACATCCATCCCCGGGTCCTCCAGGCCCTGTCTCGTCCCACGGTGGGCCACCTGGACCCCGAGTTCGTCCGGATGATGGACGAGCTCAAGGACCTGCTGCGCTACGCGTTCCAGACCCGCAACGAGGTGACCTTTGCCGTGTCCGCGCCGGGATCGGCCGGCATGGAGGCGTGCTTCGTGAACCTGGTGGAGCCGGGCGACACGGTGGTGGTGTGCCGCAACGGCGTGTTCGGCGAGCGCATGCGCCAGAACGTGGAGCGGTGCGGCGGCCGGGCCGTGGTGGTGGACGACGAGTGGGGCCGGCCGGTGGACCCGGACAAGCTGGAGGCGACCCTCCGGCAGCATCCGGAGGCCAAGATCGTGGCGTTCGTGCACGCCGAGACCTCCACCGGCGCGGCCTCCGACGCCCAGGCCTTGGCCCGGATCGCCCGGGATCACGGATGCCTGACCATCGTGGACACGGTCACCTCCCTGGGCGGCATGCCGGTGCGGGTGGACGAGTGGGGGCTCGACGCGGTGTACAGTGGCAGCCAGAAGTGCCTGTCGTGCGTGCCCGGGCTGGCGCCGGTGACGTTCGGGGAGCGGGCGCTCGAGAAGCTGCGGTCCCGCAGGACCCCGGTGCAGAGTTGGTTCCTGGACCTCAACCTGGTCCTGGGGTACTGGGGGGGCGACGGCAAGCGCACCTACCACCACACCGCGCCGGTGAACGGGCTGTACGCCCTGCACGAGGCCCTGACCCTGCTCCGGGAGGAAGGGATCGAGAACGCGTGGCGGCGCCACCGCCTCCACCATCGGGCCCTGCGGGCCGGGCTCGAGGCCATGGGCCTGGGGTTCGTGGTGGACGAGCCCCATCGGCTGCCCCAGCTCAACGCGGTGTTCGCCCCCGAGGGGGTGGACGAGGCCGCGGTGCGCCGTCGGCTGCTGGAGGACTACAGCCTGGAGATCGGCGCCGGCTTGGGGGCGTTCGCCGGCCGGGTGTGGCGGATCGGGCTCATGGGGTACGCGGCCAAGCGGCAAAACGTGCTGGTGTGCCTCGGGGCCCTGGAGGCGGCGCTGGCCGACGCCGGGGCCCCGGTGGACCGGGGCGCGGCCGTGGCCGCGGCCCTGGGGGTGTACGGGACGCAGAGCTGA
- a CDS encoding dihydrodipicolinate synthase family protein — MRRFEGILPPVVTPFRGDEVDLDAFRTNLGLWNRTGLAGYLVLGSNGEAVYLDDRERDQVLAAAREAIPADRILMAGTGRESTRDTVRATRRAAELGADCALVITPHYFKGQMTADRLEAHFRRVADDSPIPVLLYSVPQFTGVALSPETVARLAEHPNIVGLKDSSGNVGLLAETCRVVPEDFAVFVGNAGVAYPALCVGAVGAILAVANCAPEACVALYEAFRREDHQGALVLQRRIARLARLVTVAHGIGGLKLALSMRGYKGGGVRPPLTMPTVEAAHEIAKELETVLEAGVSEPAS, encoded by the coding sequence GTGCGAAGGTTCGAAGGGATTCTGCCCCCGGTGGTGACCCCGTTCCGGGGCGACGAGGTGGACCTGGACGCGTTCCGGACGAACCTCGGCCTGTGGAACCGGACCGGGCTCGCCGGATACCTGGTGCTCGGGTCCAACGGCGAGGCCGTGTACCTGGACGACCGGGAGCGGGACCAGGTGCTGGCAGCGGCCCGCGAGGCGATCCCGGCCGACCGGATCCTGATGGCCGGGACGGGCCGCGAATCCACCCGGGACACGGTTCGGGCCACCCGTCGGGCCGCCGAGCTCGGTGCCGACTGCGCCCTGGTGATCACGCCCCACTATTTCAAGGGACAGATGACCGCTGACCGGCTGGAGGCCCACTTCCGCCGGGTGGCCGACGACTCCCCGATCCCGGTGCTCCTCTACAGCGTGCCCCAGTTCACCGGGGTGGCCCTCTCGCCCGAGACCGTGGCCCGGCTGGCCGAGCACCCCAACATCGTGGGCCTGAAGGACAGCTCGGGCAACGTGGGGCTGCTGGCCGAGACCTGCCGGGTGGTCCCCGAGGATTTTGCGGTGTTCGTGGGCAACGCGGGCGTGGCCTACCCGGCCCTGTGCGTGGGGGCCGTGGGCGCCATCCTGGCCGTGGCCAACTGCGCCCCCGAGGCGTGCGTGGCCCTGTACGAGGCGTTCCGGCGGGAGGACCACCAAGGGGCGCTCGTCCTCCAGCGCCGGATCGCCCGGTTGGCACGTCTGGTCACCGTGGCCCACGGCATCGGTGGGCTCAAGCTTGCCCTGTCCATGCGAGGGTACAAAGGCGGCGGAGTCCGGCCCCCCCTCACCATGCCCACGGTGGAGGCGGCCCACGAGATCGCCAAAGAGCTGGAGACGGTGCTGGAGGCGGGCGTGTCCGAACCGGCTTCGTAG
- a CDS encoding spermidine synthase — MALPWKTLDSVATGEGPLELRCRGGRDYLITVAGRVLMSSAAHRSEEALGELACAGLAGRRGPEVLVGGLGMGYTLRTILDLLPPGGRVRVAEINPTVVEWCRGPLAALTDRAVDDPRVTVEVADVAAVIRRFAEAGQAWNAVVLDLYQGPHLSSRRRDHPLYGTAAVEATRRALRRGGVFAVWGEDHDPGFEKTLRHAGFAVRVHRPVTGARRHVVYLGRAAGGRRPGGRPRPR; from the coding sequence ATGGCCCTGCCCTGGAAAACCCTGGACTCGGTGGCCACCGGCGAGGGCCCGTTGGAGCTCCGGTGCCGTGGGGGGCGGGACTACCTGATCACCGTGGCCGGCCGGGTGCTCATGTCGAGCGCCGCCCACCGGTCCGAGGAGGCCCTGGGCGAGCTGGCCTGCGCCGGCCTGGCCGGCCGCCGGGGGCCCGAGGTGCTGGTGGGGGGGCTGGGCATGGGGTACACGCTCCGCACGATCCTGGATCTGCTGCCCCCGGGGGGCCGGGTGCGGGTGGCCGAGATCAACCCGACCGTGGTCGAGTGGTGCCGGGGCCCGCTGGCCGCGCTCACGGACCGGGCCGTGGACGACCCTCGGGTGACCGTGGAGGTGGCCGACGTGGCCGCGGTGATCCGGCGGTTCGCAGAGGCCGGCCAGGCCTGGAACGCCGTGGTGCTCGACCTGTACCAGGGGCCCCACCTGAGCTCCCGCCGGCGGGACCACCCCCTGTACGGCACGGCCGCGGTGGAGGCGACCCGGCGGGCGCTCCGGCGGGGCGGGGTGTTCGCGGTGTGGGGCGAGGACCACGACCCCGGGTTCGAGAAGACCCTCCGGCACGCCGGGTTCGCGGTGCGGGTCCACCGGCCGGTCACCGGGGCGCGTCGCCATGTGGTGTACCTGGGCCGGGCCGCCGGAGGCCGGCGGCCCGGGGGGCGGCCCCGCCCAAGGTGA
- a CDS encoding DEAD/DEAH box helicase: MSFASFGLHPRIADGVAACGFVSPTPIQTGSIPPALQGRDVLGLAQTGTGKTAAFALPILHRLSRGPRGRVRALVVAPTRELTEQIHESFQALGRRTGLRSLTVYGGVGMSPQIRRLRAGVEIVVACPGRLLDHLGRGTCDLSAVEVVVLDEADRMFDMGFLPDVRRILDRLPRERQTLLFSATMPPELGHLAREMLREPVTVQVDPTAPAATVAHALYPVPPHRKTPLLQELLRRTEAGSILVFTRTKHRAKRLAEQLARAGHRAASLQGNLSQSRRQAALKGFRDGRFRILVATDIAARGIDVAGVSHVINYDMPDTVDAYTHRIGRTGRARRSGDAFTLATPEDAGMVRAIERALGAPLERRRVPGFDYAAGPAGAPSRPRTRSRSGPRAVGSRGR; encoded by the coding sequence TTGAGCTTCGCATCGTTTGGCCTCCATCCGCGGATCGCGGACGGAGTGGCTGCCTGTGGCTTCGTTTCCCCCACCCCCATCCAGACGGGCTCGATCCCGCCGGCCCTCCAGGGCCGCGACGTGCTGGGCCTCGCCCAGACCGGCACCGGCAAGACCGCGGCGTTCGCCCTGCCCATCCTCCATCGCCTCAGCCGCGGCCCCCGGGGCCGGGTGCGGGCCCTGGTGGTGGCCCCCACCCGGGAGCTCACCGAACAGATCCACGAGTCGTTCCAGGCGCTCGGCCGGCGCACCGGGCTTCGCTCGCTCACGGTGTACGGCGGGGTGGGCATGAGCCCCCAGATCCGGCGGCTGCGGGCCGGGGTCGAGATCGTGGTGGCCTGCCCGGGCCGCCTCCTGGACCACCTGGGCCGGGGGACCTGTGACCTCTCGGCCGTGGAGGTGGTGGTCCTGGACGAGGCCGACCGCATGTTCGACATGGGTTTCCTCCCCGACGTGCGCCGCATTTTGGACCGGCTCCCCCGGGAGCGGCAGACCCTCTTGTTTTCGGCCACCATGCCCCCGGAGCTCGGACACCTGGCTCGGGAGATGCTCCGCGAACCGGTGACCGTGCAGGTGGATCCCACGGCCCCCGCGGCCACGGTGGCCCATGCCCTGTACCCGGTGCCTCCCCACAGGAAGACACCGCTTCTGCAGGAGCTGCTGCGCCGCACCGAGGCGGGGTCGATCCTCGTGTTCACCCGGACCAAGCACCGGGCGAAGCGGCTCGCCGAACAGCTCGCCCGGGCCGGGCACCGGGCCGCCTCGCTCCAGGGGAACCTGTCCCAGAGCCGGCGACAGGCCGCCCTCAAGGGGTTCCGGGACGGGCGGTTCCGGATCCTCGTGGCCACCGACATCGCGGCCCGGGGGATCGACGTGGCGGGCGTGTCCCACGTGATCAACTACGACATGCCCGACACGGTGGACGCCTACACCCACCGGATCGGCCGCACGGGGCGGGCCCGCCGGTCCGGCGACGCCTTCACCCTGGCGACCCCGGAGGACGCCGGCATGGTTCGGGCCATCGAGCGAGCCCTGGGCGCCCCCTTGGAGCGGCGCAGGGTGCCTGGGTTCGACTACGCGGCCGGGCCCGCCGGGGCCCCCTCCCGGCCGAGGACCCGGTCCCGCTCCGGGCCGCGGGCGGTGGGATCCAGGGGACGGTAG
- a CDS encoding FAD-dependent oxidoreductase: protein MSRAFRPEIDPARCGACRVCEGACPASVLETLGADPDWTCSPRWARAGADGAAPCRAACPLGQHPGVYAEALARGDMAAALAEVFGPNPLPGVSGHLCHRPCEAACVAEPRVPARRLKEAVARLARSRPGALLPWLPEGPPPEGPRVAVVGAGPAGLAAARDLALAGCRVTLVDAAEAAGGMLVQTIPPFRLPREVVEADLAPILRLCAEVRLGTRVRDPGDWEGLRARHDAVVLALGAGRGLGLDLPGWGGDRCLDALSFLRAFCNGRPPDLTGRVVVVGGGNVAVDAARAAGRAGADEVVLVYRRGEAQMPADPDEVAEARAEGVSFRFLRMPEALEPRGEGVLLRLRETLPAGRGEPVVAGPEVEDLEAGWVLAAVGQAPEHPFLPSSCLDARGRVQGGPGGEVPGLPGVFAAGDGATGPGYLTEALASGRRAARAVAKSLGLEPWDPTRVSGAPEGDVPPDLREEARTCLRTVGCTECSVCRHLCPDLAITRDGQGRVSIDLDWCKGCGICAAFCPRGAVRMVAEG, encoded by the coding sequence GTGAGCCGGGCGTTCCGACCCGAGATCGACCCGGCCCGGTGCGGGGCGTGCCGGGTGTGCGAGGGGGCCTGCCCGGCCTCGGTGCTGGAGACCCTGGGCGCCGACCCGGACTGGACGTGTTCGCCCCGGTGGGCTCGGGCCGGGGCGGACGGCGCGGCCCCCTGCCGGGCCGCCTGCCCCCTGGGCCAGCACCCAGGCGTCTATGCCGAGGCCTTGGCCCGAGGGGATATGGCAGCGGCCCTGGCCGAGGTGTTCGGGCCGAACCCGCTCCCGGGCGTGAGCGGCCACCTGTGCCACCGGCCGTGCGAGGCGGCCTGCGTGGCCGAGCCCCGGGTGCCGGCCCGGCGGCTCAAGGAAGCGGTGGCCCGCCTGGCCCGCTCCCGGCCCGGCGCGCTCCTGCCGTGGCTCCCGGAGGGGCCGCCACCGGAGGGGCCCCGGGTGGCCGTGGTGGGTGCCGGCCCGGCCGGGCTTGCCGCGGCCCGGGACCTGGCCCTGGCCGGCTGCCGGGTCACCCTGGTGGATGCGGCCGAGGCGGCCGGGGGGATGCTGGTTCAGACCATCCCCCCATTCCGGCTGCCGCGGGAGGTGGTGGAGGCGGACCTCGCCCCCATCCTCCGGCTCTGCGCCGAGGTCCGGCTGGGCACCCGCGTCCGGGACCCGGGAGACTGGGAGGGGCTCCGCGCGCGGCACGACGCCGTGGTCCTGGCCCTGGGAGCCGGCCGCGGGCTGGGGCTGGACCTTCCCGGCTGGGGCGGCGACCGGTGCCTCGACGCGCTTTCGTTCCTTCGGGCGTTCTGCAACGGCCGACCGCCCGACCTCACAGGACGGGTCGTGGTGGTGGGCGGGGGCAACGTGGCCGTGGACGCGGCCCGGGCGGCCGGCCGGGCCGGGGCCGACGAGGTGGTCCTGGTCTACCGCCGGGGCGAGGCCCAGATGCCGGCCGACCCGGACGAGGTGGCCGAGGCCCGGGCCGAGGGCGTGTCGTTTCGGTTCCTACGAATGCCGGAGGCGCTGGAACCGCGGGGAGAGGGGGTTCTGCTGCGGCTTCGGGAGACCCTGCCGGCCGGCCGGGGGGAGCCCGTGGTCGCGGGACCCGAGGTCGAGGACCTAGAGGCGGGCTGGGTGCTGGCCGCCGTGGGCCAGGCGCCGGAACACCCGTTCCTGCCGTCCTCGTGCCTGGACGCGCGGGGCCGCGTCCAGGGCGGGCCGGGGGGCGAGGTGCCAGGGCTCCCGGGGGTGTTCGCGGCCGGGGACGGCGCGACCGGGCCGGGGTACCTCACCGAGGCCCTGGCCTCGGGTCGGAGGGCGGCCCGGGCCGTGGCGAAGTCCCTGGGGCTGGAGCCCTGGGACCCGACTCGGGTCTCGGGGGCGCCCGAGGGGGACGTCCCTCCGGACCTTCGGGAGGAGGCCCGGACGTGCCTGCGAACCGTGGGGTGCACCGAGTGCTCGGTGTGCCGGCACCTCTGCCCGGACCTCGCCATCACCCGGGACGGCCAGGGCCGCGTCTCGATCGACCTCGACTGGTGCAAGGGCTGCGGCATCTGCGCCGCCTTCTGCCCCCGGGGCGCCGTCCGGATGGTGGCCGAGGGATGA
- a CDS encoding 2-oxoacid:acceptor oxidoreductase family protein translates to MTGRVEVLFCGFGGQGVLLMGHLLGLAAVAEGRWAAGAGSYGAQARGSACRAGVVLAPEPADFPHVLEPDLLVALSQDAYERYLPWLAPDGAVLIDRGVAAAPDEGRPRLWVPALEVARDALGNPQVANVVLLGAVAGATRLVGAGAIEAALAEAVPSRLLELNRRALAEGVGLGAALAPDLAGWRRRRGLEAPA, encoded by the coding sequence GTGACCGGCCGGGTCGAGGTTCTGTTCTGCGGGTTCGGCGGCCAGGGGGTGCTGCTCATGGGGCACCTGCTGGGCCTCGCGGCCGTGGCCGAGGGCCGGTGGGCGGCCGGCGCCGGGTCCTACGGCGCCCAGGCCCGGGGATCGGCCTGCCGGGCCGGGGTGGTCCTGGCACCGGAACCCGCGGACTTCCCCCACGTGCTGGAGCCGGACCTGCTGGTGGCCCTGTCCCAGGACGCCTACGAGCGCTACCTGCCGTGGCTCGCCCCGGACGGGGCCGTGCTGATCGACCGGGGGGTGGCCGCGGCGCCGGACGAGGGCCGACCCCGGCTCTGGGTGCCGGCCCTCGAGGTGGCCCGGGACGCCCTGGGGAACCCCCAGGTGGCGAACGTGGTGCTCCTCGGCGCGGTGGCCGGGGCCACCCGCCTGGTGGGGGCGGGAGCGATCGAGGCCGCGCTGGCAGAGGCCGTGCCCTCCCGGCTCCTGGAGCTCAACCGGAGGGCCCTGGCCGAGGGGGTGGGCCTGGGCGCGGCCCTGGCCCCGGACTTGGCCGGGTGGCGCCGTCGCCGGGGCCTGGAGGCTCCGGCGTGA